A single Bacteroidales bacterium DNA region contains:
- a CDS encoding PorT family protein, with protein MKHTLIVLIVILFSIANSFAQKKIDKELWFGAKGGVTFSQLSISPSIKQSMEMGALGGVSMRYIEERFFGIVLELNYAEKGWKEKFKDSDSHYKYSRTLNYIELPFLAHIYFGKKSFRFFVNIGPQIGICVGEKTKSNFDLNSMPKFAINRETTHYNMAVDKPFDYGLTGGLGCEVRIKNNHAIILEGRYYFGLADIFNNKSADYFSVSSNQSILASLSYIYNIKGRKK; from the coding sequence ATGAAACACACGTTAATTGTCCTAATTGTTATTTTATTTTCGATAGCCAACTCATTTGCCCAGAAAAAAATTGATAAGGAGTTATGGTTTGGAGCAAAAGGGGGTGTAACATTCTCTCAACTCTCAATCAGTCCAAGTATTAAACAGTCTATGGAGATGGGAGCTTTAGGTGGTGTTTCAATGAGATATATTGAGGAGCGTTTCTTTGGTATTGTTTTGGAACTGAACTACGCTGAAAAAGGATGGAAAGAGAAATTTAAGGATAGTGACTCTCATTATAAATATAGTAGGACTTTAAATTATATTGAACTTCCTTTTTTAGCACATATATATTTTGGTAAAAAAAGTTTTAGATTTTTTGTTAATATAGGACCTCAAATAGGTATCTGTGTTGGAGAAAAAACAAAATCAAACTTTGATCTAAACTCAATGCCTAAATTTGCTATCAACAGAGAGACTACCCACTACAATATGGCTGTTGACAAGCCTTTTGATTATGGATTAACAGGAGGTTTAGGTTGTGAGGTAAGAATCAAAAATAATCACGCAATTATATTAGAAGGCAGGTATTACTTTGGTCTTGCTGATATATTCAACAATAAAAGTGCTGATTATTTTTCAGTCTCTTCAAACCAATCTATACTTGCATCTTTATCTTACATATATAATATAAAAGGTAGAAAAAAATAG
- a CDS encoding gliding motility-associated C-terminal domain-containing protein: MKRILLIITCLLFTIATFSQSILVVNNGNSYKYDTKSSTGLNMGCYVLPENSPLSFVFTSEKDEPMKLYSFGTLGDTYKNQITTAVQQGKSLTFTGGDKDCGYIIEQGVDVYRFWVSAYKSVSSLECDYSYSNICDNARLVGEGLTILYYTKDGVPRTIPRKVKYNTWLWNEEEESLETSVEVEVIGEPSLDDKLVIESPYETTFITLVDDMPNAWGDPIKETPTDEEYAPKAIFMEAVVTQIEREATNEIYEDVEGEAYGGSAPVEMEFEAFVNEENYFCWQFFKSAIGPEDESPVIYATYLDQTLNYTFKDAGTTYVRLHAENGVCSKDMTYTIVVNDSFIDAPNAFSPGVSPGVNDEWKVAYKSIVEFKCAIFDRWGVKMFDFNDPSIGWDGKYKGKYVPSGVYYYVIQAKGSDNKDYKLKGHINILRGKDTYEE; this comes from the coding sequence ATGAAAAGAATTTTATTAATAATTACTTGTTTATTATTTACTATTGCCACATTTTCGCAGTCTATTTTGGTTGTGAATAATGGTAATTCTTATAAATATGACACCAAATCTTCAACAGGTTTAAATATGGGATGCTATGTATTACCCGAAAATTCGCCTCTGAGTTTTGTATTTACATCAGAAAAGGATGAACCTATGAAGTTGTATTCGTTTGGAACTTTGGGAGATACATATAAAAATCAGATAACAACTGCGGTACAACAGGGTAAATCTCTAACTTTTACTGGAGGAGATAAAGATTGTGGATATATAATAGAACAAGGAGTTGATGTTTATCGTTTTTGGGTATCTGCATACAAATCAGTATCTTCTCTTGAATGTGATTATTCATATTCTAATATTTGTGATAATGCAAGGTTGGTAGGAGAAGGTTTAACAATCTTGTATTATACAAAAGATGGTGTTCCAAGAACAATCCCTCGAAAAGTAAAATATAATACTTGGCTATGGAATGAAGAGGAGGAGAGTCTTGAAACATCGGTAGAGGTGGAAGTGATAGGAGAACCATCGTTGGATGATAAATTAGTTATAGAGTCGCCATACGAAACAACATTTATTACCTTGGTTGATGATATGCCAAATGCCTGGGGAGATCCTATAAAGGAGACTCCTACCGATGAAGAATATGCACCAAAAGCAATATTTATGGAGGCTGTTGTTACGCAAATTGAAAGAGAAGCAACAAATGAGATTTATGAAGATGTTGAGGGAGAAGCCTACGGCGGTTCTGCTCCTGTCGAAATGGAGTTTGAAGCATTTGTAAACGAGGAAAACTATTTTTGCTGGCAATTCTTTAAGAGTGCTATTGGTCCAGAAGATGAATCGCCTGTAATATATGCAACCTATCTTGATCAAACACTTAACTACACCTTTAAAGATGCAGGAACTACATACGTCAGACTTCATGCTGAGAATGGAGTGTGTAGTAAAGATATGACATATACAATAGTTGTTAACGATTCTTTCATAGATGCCCCCAATGCATTCTCTCCGGGTGTTTCTCCGGGTGTAAATGATGAGTGGAAAGTTGCATATAAATCTATTGTGGAATTTAAATGTGCAATATTTGATAGATGGGGAGTCAAGATGTTTGATTTCAACGATCCCTCAATAGGGTGGGACGGAAAGTATAAAGGTAAATATGTACCATCTGGAGTATATTACTATGTAATTCAGGCAAAAGGATCTGATAATAAAGACTATAAATTAAAAGGTCACATAAATATATTGAGAGGTAAAGATACGTACGAAGAGTAA
- a CDS encoding LysM peptidoglycan-binding domain-containing protein gives MKHFGKILTIVIFILSIGLNVEATDGYKKTIINGTECYIYYVQPGEGFYSIGRKFGVTRDEVVKFNPTTKNGLNKGAKLYIPTIAQANSNSTQSNVLPTTHIVKAGESLYAISKKYNISINEVKTLNNLNSNSIKVGQVLIVSNSKPQKQEEQQQLIIKDKEEVNETIELKTDTLQKNEVIDNKVVINGVTYNTEKYVVKRRETLYSISQKFNTTVDAIIACNPNLGGIIKKDDILYIPLTQEVKKVVSEYEAENKHIILNYDNNDEKSNEINIAVIFPFKLSISGAQSPYSDYYKGLLLALDSLKNNGLKSNVYTYDTNGDINTLKELLNKPEMKDVNIIFGSDKNEEIALLSTFAKENKIYLVNSFSVKNKEYENNPYIIQGHIPSNIFFATASKHLIETTTDKEIIFLIDNQEQNDKADFVDIICNDLRLNGKEFKKFSFNEVTDYEVLLSSINDNSNIVLVASSSSKSGVAKTCAIATRLKEGNPTISVSIFGYPEWQTYTKDYLETFHALNTTIFSRFYSEPTKNNWKEFNKNFRYWFGPEKSLMFPSPNLLGFDAGIYLINGLLRHNNNFEQYLETIESQSIQTDFSFSRLSNESGLVNTNLYFITFTPDFKIVKERVK, from the coding sequence ATGAAACATTTTGGCAAAATATTAACAATAGTCATATTTATACTATCCATAGGTTTAAATGTAGAGGCCACAGATGGATACAAAAAAACTATAATAAACGGAACCGAATGCTATATATATTATGTTCAACCCGGTGAGGGATTTTATAGTATTGGCAGAAAATTTGGCGTAACTCGCGATGAGGTGGTTAAATTTAACCCAACTACAAAAAATGGATTAAATAAAGGTGCTAAACTATACATTCCTACAATAGCACAAGCAAATAGCAATAGTACTCAAAGTAATGTATTACCTACAACACACATTGTAAAAGCAGGAGAAAGTCTATATGCTATTTCAAAGAAATACAATATTTCAATTAATGAGGTAAAAACTCTAAACAACTTAAATTCAAACTCAATTAAGGTTGGGCAGGTATTAATTGTAAGTAACAGTAAACCTCAAAAACAGGAAGAGCAACAACAATTGATAATTAAAGATAAAGAAGAAGTTAATGAAACTATAGAATTAAAAACTGATACTCTTCAAAAAAACGAAGTTATTGATAATAAAGTTGTAATAAATGGCGTAACATACAACACTGAAAAATATGTTGTGAAAAGAAGAGAAACGCTATATAGCATATCTCAAAAATTCAACACAACTGTTGATGCAATAATTGCGTGCAATCCTAATTTAGGCGGAATCATAAAGAAAGATGATATTTTATATATTCCTTTAACACAAGAGGTTAAAAAGGTTGTAAGTGAATATGAGGCAGAAAATAAACACATTATACTAAACTACGATAATAATGATGAGAAATCTAACGAAATAAATATTGCTGTTATATTTCCATTTAAATTATCAATTTCAGGTGCTCAATCGCCATATTCAGACTACTATAAAGGATTACTATTAGCATTGGATAGTTTAAAAAATAATGGATTAAAATCAAATGTTTATACATACGACACCAATGGTGATATTAACACTCTAAAAGAGCTTCTTAACAAACCAGAGATGAAAGATGTCAACATTATCTTTGGCTCTGATAAGAATGAGGAGATTGCTCTATTGAGTACCTTTGCTAAAGAGAATAAAATTTATCTTGTGAATTCTTTCTCTGTTAAAAACAAAGAGTATGAAAATAATCCTTATATAATACAAGGACATATTCCAAGCAATATATTCTTCGCAACAGCAAGTAAGCATTTAATTGAAACTACGACTGATAAAGAGATTATCTTTTTAATAGATAATCAAGAACAAAATGACAAAGCAGACTTTGTTGATATTATTTGTAATGATTTACGATTAAACGGAAAAGAGTTTAAGAAATTCTCATTCAACGAAGTTACTGATTATGAAGTTCTTCTAAGTTCTATTAATGACAATAGTAATATTGTACTTGTTGCTTCATCTTCAAGCAAAAGCGGAGTGGCAAAAACTTGTGCTATTGCTACACGTTTAAAAGAGGGCAATCCAACAATATCTGTATCTATCTTTGGATACCCTGAATGGCAAACATACACAAAAGATTATTTAGAGACATTCCATGCCTTAAATACAACTATCTTCTCACGTTTTTACAGTGAACCAACCAAAAATAATTGGAAAGAGTTTAATAAAAATTTCAGATATTGGTTTGGTCCAGAGAAGAGTCTAATGTTTCCCTCTCCAAATTTATTGGGATTTGACGCAGGTATCTATTTAATAAATGGATTGCTTAGACACAATAATAATTTTGAACAATACTTGGAGACAATAGAATCTCAAAGCATTCAAACAGACTTCTCGTTCTCAAGATTATCAAACGAGAGTGGATTGGTAAATACCAACCTATACTTTATTACATTTACTCCTGATTTCAAAATAGTAAAAGAGAGAGTTAAATAA
- a CDS encoding DUF3276 family protein, whose translation MDSKTVNEQVFEKEMLFSKIIKAGSRVYYIDVKRSKKEDYYITITESKRVSSKDEVVPRYEKHKLFLYKEDFEKFKDALNEAIDFTNKE comes from the coding sequence ATGGATAGCAAGACAGTCAATGAGCAAGTTTTTGAAAAAGAGATGTTGTTTTCTAAAATTATTAAAGCTGGAAGTCGTGTTTACTACATTGATGTAAAAAGGAGTAAAAAAGAAGATTACTACATCACAATTACTGAGAGTAAAAGAGTTTCTTCAAAGGATGAAGTTGTTCCAAGATACGAAAAACACAAACTATTTTTATATAAAGAAGACTTTGAAAAATTCAAAGATGCTCTAAATGAAGCCATTGACTTTACCAACAAAGAGTAA
- a CDS encoding MFS transporter, whose translation MQKLSDKSSVRWGVMLIVSFTMMCGYVLTDIMAPLKDVLENELNWSSTDYGIFSGAYGYLNVFLLMIIFGGLILDKLGIRFTGLTSALLMIIGATIKYFAIDALPSDNEILGINSQVLMASLGFAIFGVGCEIMNITVTKIIVKWFKGKEIALALGLQVAIARIGTIVALMFAMPIAEYFGVMQEGKLVDYNQAMPILMCLLFLCIGFVGFIGYTFFDKQLDKQTNGELNDDTDEEKFKLSDVKNVITNKGFWLIAIICVFFYSAVFPFLKYASDLMVHKYNVEPSLAGIIPSVLPFGTMVLTPLFGMMYDRKGYGATIMIFGSLLLVAVHLLFAMPIFNNWVFALILMFILGAAFSLVPSAMWPSVPKIINEKELGTAYSLIFWVQNWGLMGFPLLIGWILEKYCIVSSVTDDKIKYDYTLPMIIFASLGVVAMLFAIWLKREDKSKSYGLEEPNIKG comes from the coding sequence ATGCAAAAATTAAGTGATAAATCATCTGTAAGATGGGGTGTAATGTTGATAGTTTCGTTTACAATGATGTGCGGTTATGTTTTAACCGATATAATGGCTCCATTAAAAGATGTGTTAGAGAATGAACTGAACTGGAGTAGTACCGATTATGGAATATTTTCAGGAGCATACGGATACTTGAATGTATTCTTATTGATGATAATTTTCGGAGGTTTAATTCTTGATAAATTAGGCATCCGTTTTACAGGGTTAACATCAGCTTTGTTGATGATAATTGGAGCAACAATTAAATATTTTGCAATTGACGCATTACCTTCAGATAATGAAATCTTAGGTATAAATAGTCAAGTACTTATGGCCTCGTTAGGTTTTGCAATATTTGGTGTTGGTTGTGAAATAATGAATATTACAGTTACAAAAATAATTGTAAAGTGGTTTAAAGGAAAAGAGATAGCCCTTGCCTTAGGATTGCAAGTAGCAATAGCCAGAATAGGAACAATTGTGGCACTAATGTTTGCAATGCCAATAGCAGAGTATTTTGGTGTAATGCAAGAAGGTAAGTTGGTCGATTACAATCAAGCAATGCCAATCCTTATGTGTTTGTTGTTCTTATGTATTGGTTTCGTAGGATTTATAGGATACACATTCTTTGATAAGCAACTTGATAAACAAACAAATGGAGAATTAAATGATGATACAGATGAGGAGAAATTTAAACTCTCAGATGTTAAGAATGTAATCACAAATAAAGGTTTTTGGTTGATAGCGATAATATGTGTATTCTTCTATTCTGCTGTATTCCCATTCTTAAAATATGCCTCTGATTTGATGGTGCATAAATATAATGTAGAGCCATCATTGGCAGGAATTATACCATCTGTATTACCTTTCGGAACAATGGTTCTTACACCTCTATTTGGAATGATGTACGACCGTAAAGGATATGGTGCCACTATAATGATTTTTGGATCGTTGCTTCTTGTTGCGGTACATTTACTATTTGCTATGCCAATATTTAATAATTGGGTATTTGCTTTAATCTTAATGTTTATATTGGGTGCGGCATTCTCACTTGTTCCATCTGCAATGTGGCCATCAGTTCCAAAAATAATTAATGAGAAAGAGTTGGGAACAGCTTACTCACTAATATTCTGGGTTCAAAACTGGGGACTTATGGGATTTCCTTTATTGATTGGATGGATTCTTGAAAAGTATTGCATTGTATCATCTGTTACTGATGATAAAATCAAATACGATTATACACTACCTATGATAATATTTGCCTCTCTTGGTGTTGTAGCAATGCTATTTGCAATATGGTTAAAGAGAGAAGATAAATCTAAATCGTACGGATTAGAAGAGCCCAATATAAAAGGGTAA
- the uvrA gene encoding excinuclease ABC subunit UvrA, which yields MSKGSVEVIGARVNNLKNIDVTIPRNSLTVITGLSGSGKSSLAFDTIYAEGQRRYIETFSSYARNFLGALERPDVDKITGLSPVIAIEQKTTNKNPRSTVGTTTEVYDFMRLLFARAGEAYSYLSGEKMVKYGEEQIISLVLDKYANKKIMILAPLVRNRKGHYKELFEQVRKKGYLNVRIDGEIREILPGLKLDRYKNHSIELVVDRLRVAATDERRLRESLRNAMKRGEGLIMILDIDTDEVCHYSRMLMDPKTGLSYSEPAPHNFSFNSPNGACPCCKGLGYVNIIDREKIIPDTNLSIHQGGIEALGKYKNSLVFWQIEAICEKYGVTLKTPIKDIPDEAMDEILNGTTERLVIKDHVLGASSSFFTPYEGIVKYIEIQNSSEASSQAQKWAGQYVSVVQCEECKGMRLNKEALHYRFAGKNIAELANMDINSLYEWFDEIEPQLTEKQKSISNEIIKEIKNRLKFLIDVGLSYLSLNRTSVSLSGGESQRIRLATQIGTRLVNVLYILDEPSIGLHQRDNIKLIESLKKLRDIGNTIIVVEHDKDMMLAADYIIDLGPGAGRKGGEVVFAGTPEEMLKSNTITAGYLNGTRKISPQKKYREGNGKYIKLIGANGNNLKNVDLELPLGKFVCITGVSGSGKSSLINSTLQPIISSQMYRSLKKPLPYTKIEGIEYIDKLVTIDQSPLGRTPRSTPATYTNVFSDIRNLFAELPESKIRGYKSGRFSFNISGGRCEACGGNGYKSIEMNFLPDVMVLCDVCHGKRYNNETLEVRYKGKTIADILDMTINRAVEFFENVPTILNKIKVLQDVGLGYIKLGQPSTTLSGGESQRVKLAFELSKKDTGNTLYLLDEPTTGLHFEDIRVLLNVLNKLADKGNTILVIEHNLDIIKSADYIIDMGPEGGVGGGEILCAGTPKDICETYSTYTTKYLKEEI from the coding sequence ATGTCAAAAGGCAGTGTTGAGGTAATAGGTGCAAGAGTAAATAATCTAAAAAATATAGATGTGACAATTCCGCGAAACAGTTTAACGGTTATAACTGGTTTGAGTGGAAGTGGTAAGTCTTCATTGGCTTTTGATACTATATATGCCGAAGGACAAAGAAGATATATAGAAACATTTTCATCGTATGCTCGAAACTTCTTAGGAGCTTTAGAACGTCCAGATGTAGATAAAATTACAGGCTTATCTCCAGTAATAGCAATAGAGCAAAAAACAACAAATAAGAATCCTCGTTCAACAGTTGGTACTACAACCGAAGTATATGACTTTATGCGACTACTCTTTGCAAGAGCAGGGGAGGCATATTCATATTTATCAGGAGAGAAAATGGTTAAATATGGCGAGGAACAAATAATCTCCTTGGTGCTTGATAAGTATGCAAATAAAAAGATAATGATATTGGCACCTTTGGTGCGTAATAGAAAAGGACACTATAAAGAACTTTTTGAACAAGTAAGAAAAAAGGGATATTTAAATGTTAGAATTGACGGAGAAATACGTGAAATATTACCGGGGTTAAAACTTGATAGATATAAGAATCATAGCATAGAACTTGTTGTAGATAGGCTGAGAGTTGCAGCAACCGATGAGCGAAGATTGAGGGAGAGTTTGCGAAATGCAATGAAACGAGGTGAAGGTCTGATTATGATATTAGATATTGATACTGATGAGGTATGTCATTATAGTAGAATGTTGATGGATCCAAAAACAGGATTGTCTTATTCTGAACCAGCCCCTCACAATTTCTCGTTTAACTCTCCTAATGGAGCCTGCCCCTGTTGTAAAGGCTTAGGATATGTTAACATTATTGACAGAGAAAAGATTATTCCCGATACAAATCTCTCAATACATCAAGGAGGAATAGAGGCTCTTGGAAAGTATAAAAACAGTTTGGTTTTTTGGCAAATTGAGGCTATATGTGAAAAGTATGGTGTTACATTAAAGACACCAATAAAAGATATTCCTGATGAAGCAATGGATGAGATTCTGAATGGCACAACCGAACGTTTGGTAATAAAAGACCATGTATTGGGAGCATCATCTAGTTTCTTTACCCCTTACGAGGGAATAGTAAAATATATTGAAATACAAAACTCATCAGAGGCTTCATCTCAAGCCCAAAAATGGGCAGGACAATATGTTTCAGTTGTTCAATGTGAAGAGTGCAAGGGAATGAGACTAAACAAAGAGGCATTACATTATAGATTTGCAGGAAAAAACATTGCAGAACTGGCAAATATGGATATAAACTCTTTGTATGAATGGTTTGATGAAATAGAACCTCAACTTACTGAAAAACAAAAATCAATATCTAACGAGATTATCAAAGAGATAAAAAACCGTTTGAAGTTTTTGATTGATGTAGGATTGTCGTATCTAAGTTTAAATAGAACCTCTGTCTCACTTTCAGGAGGAGAGAGTCAGCGTATAAGATTGGCAACACAAATAGGAACACGTCTTGTTAATGTTCTCTATATTTTAGATGAACCTAGTATAGGACTTCATCAAAGAGATAATATAAAACTTATTGAATCTCTAAAAAAACTGAGAGATATAGGAAATACTATAATTGTAGTAGAGCATGATAAAGATATGATGCTTGCTGCGGATTATATAATAGATTTAGGACCAGGAGCTGGACGCAAAGGAGGAGAAGTAGTATTTGCAGGAACACCAGAGGAGATGTTGAAATCAAATACCATAACAGCGGGATATTTAAATGGAACACGCAAAATTTCTCCTCAAAAAAAATATAGAGAGGGAAATGGAAAGTATATAAAACTCATAGGAGCAAATGGTAATAATCTAAAAAATGTAGATTTAGAATTGCCGTTAGGAAAGTTTGTATGTATAACAGGAGTATCGGGTAGCGGAAAATCTTCGTTAATAAATTCAACACTCCAGCCAATTATAAGTTCTCAAATGTATCGTTCCTTAAAGAAACCCTTGCCATATACAAAGATTGAAGGAATTGAGTATATTGATAAACTTGTTACAATTGATCAATCTCCTTTAGGACGTACACCACGATCAACTCCAGCTACCTATACAAATGTATTTTCAGATATAAGAAATTTATTTGCTGAACTTCCCGAATCAAAAATTAGGGGATATAAATCAGGTCGTTTTTCATTTAATATATCTGGCGGAAGATGTGAAGCGTGTGGAGGTAATGGGTATAAAAGTATTGAGATGAATTTTCTGCCTGATGTTATGGTATTGTGTGATGTATGTCATGGAAAACGCTATAACAATGAAACCTTAGAGGTTAGATATAAAGGAAAAACCATTGCCGATATATTAGATATGACAATAAATAGAGCGGTAGAGTTTTTTGAGAATGTACCAACTATTTTAAATAAAATAAAAGTTCTTCAAGATGTTGGCTTAGGATATATCAAGTTAGGACAACCTTCAACTACACTATCGGGAGGAGAGAGCCAAAGAGTTAAATTAGCATTTGAATTATCAAAGAAAGACACTGGTAATACCTTGTATCTATTAGATGAACCAACAACAGGCCTTCATTTTGAAGATATAAGAGTTCTTTTGAATGTATTAAATAAACTTGCCGATAAGGGAAATACGATTTTGGTGATTGAACACAATCTTGATATAATAAAATCGGCCGATTATATTATAGATATGGGTCCTGAAGGAGGAGTAGGAGGAGGAGAAATATTGTGTGCAGGAACACCTAAAGATATTTGTGAAACTTACTCAACTTATACTACCAAGTATTTAAAAGAGGAGATTTAA
- a CDS encoding thiamine diphosphokinase, whose translation MSDFIDNIDAVILANGEFPSHEIPLQILHNAKYVVCCDGGADTYIAKGYTPNIIIGDGDSLSAENRELYSDIIHYVPDQDTNDQTKAVNFLISKGCNTIAIVGATGKREDHTIGNISLLSEYKRKGLNIRCYTDYGVFIPCNGNIEMSSREGIQVSIFNVNASAFSSVGLKYPIYDFTSLWQGTLNCCQTDIFSINAKGEYLVFMTY comes from the coding sequence ATGAGTGATTTTATAGATAATATAGATGCGGTAATTTTAGCAAACGGAGAATTTCCTTCTCATGAAATACCATTGCAGATATTGCATAATGCCAAGTATGTGGTGTGTTGTGATGGTGGAGCAGATACTTATATAGCAAAAGGTTATACTCCTAACATTATAATAGGGGATGGAGATTCATTGAGTGCTGAGAATAGAGAGCTTTATTCTGATATTATCCATTATGTCCCAGATCAAGATACGAATGACCAGACTAAAGCAGTCAATTTCTTAATCTCAAAAGGGTGTAATACTATTGCTATTGTAGGAGCAACAGGAAAACGAGAAGATCACACAATAGGAAATATTTCGTTACTATCTGAATATAAGCGAAAAGGTTTGAATATTAGATGCTATACTGATTACGGAGTCTTTATCCCTTGTAATGGTAATATCGAGATGTCATCAAGAGAAGGAATTCAAGTTTCTATATTTAATGTAAATGCATCTGCTTTCTCATCAGTAGGGTTAAAATATCCTATTTACGACTTTACTTCACTTTGGCAAGGAACATTAAATTGTTGCCAAACGGATATATTTTCAATAAATGCAAAAGGGGAGTATCTTGTTTTTATGACCTATTAA
- a CDS encoding nicotinamide mononucleotide transporter, which translates to MELYIEILGTIIGLIYLWLEYKANIYLWVVSIIMPAIYTYIFYNAGLYADFAINIYYLLIAIYGWFAWKYNIKLFKTSSRKERVEELKISSLPKKLWFKLIAVYLILQFLITWVLITYTNSNVPWLDSFTTSVSIIAMWMLARKYVEQWLVWIVVDVVSVGLYIYKDLYYTSALYALYAVIAIFGYIKWKKMMLLNE; encoded by the coding sequence GTGGAATTATATATCGAAATATTAGGTACTATTATTGGTCTTATATATCTATGGCTTGAATATAAGGCAAATATATATTTGTGGGTAGTAAGCATTATAATGCCTGCCATATATACATATATATTCTATAACGCAGGGCTCTATGCCGATTTTGCAATTAATATCTACTATCTGCTTATAGCAATTTATGGATGGTTTGCATGGAAGTATAACATTAAACTATTTAAAACCTCTTCAAGAAAGGAGAGAGTAGAGGAGTTGAAGATTTCATCACTTCCTAAGAAGTTATGGTTTAAATTAATTGCAGTATATCTTATACTTCAATTTTTAATAACTTGGGTGCTTATAACATATACAAATAGTAATGTACCATGGCTTGATTCATTTACAACATCAGTTAGTATTATAGCAATGTGGATGTTGGCTCGTAAATATGTTGAGCAATGGTTGGTGTGGATAGTAGTTGATGTTGTAAGTGTAGGTTTGTATATATATAAAGATTTATATTATACTTCTGCTTTATATGCTCTGTATGCAGTTATTGCAATATTTGGATATATAAAATGGAAGAAAATGATGCTTTTAAATGAGTGA